In Elusimicrobiota bacterium, one genomic interval encodes:
- a CDS encoding sulfide/dihydroorotate dehydrogenase-like FAD/NAD-binding protein, giving the protein MHKILRKEQLNAGITLLEFEAKEIAEAARAGQFIILRIDERGERFPLTLFDFNPQKGTITVVCQAAGVSTRKLSSLNPGDSILDVAGPLGHAVDIDSMGRVIMIGGGVGTAEAYPIAKALQKSGKEATAIIGARTKDLLICEKEIREVCRTTYFTTDDGSYGRKGFVTDVLQELLDKGSYDVVFAIGPVPMMKKVSEVTRLKAVKTLVSLNSIMIDGTGMCGGCRIQLNGEPKFTCVDGPEFDGHAVDFADLTRRLQQYKEQEKRSLDRYEEQCRIGLNQNQATPPR; this is encoded by the coding sequence ATGCACAAGATCCTGAGAAAAGAACAACTGAATGCAGGGATTACCCTGCTCGAGTTCGAAGCGAAAGAGATCGCCGAAGCCGCCAGGGCCGGCCAATTTATCATCCTCCGGATTGACGAACGCGGAGAACGATTTCCCTTAACTCTTTTCGACTTTAACCCCCAAAAAGGAACGATCACCGTGGTGTGCCAGGCCGCCGGCGTCAGCACCCGAAAACTCTCCTCCCTCAACCCGGGGGATTCGATCCTGGATGTGGCCGGGCCTCTCGGGCACGCGGTCGACATCGATTCCATGGGCCGCGTGATCATGATCGGCGGCGGGGTAGGCACCGCGGAAGCTTATCCGATTGCCAAAGCCCTCCAAAAAAGCGGAAAAGAAGCGACCGCCATCATCGGCGCCCGGACCAAGGACCTCCTGATCTGCGAGAAAGAAATTCGCGAGGTCTGCCGCACAACCTATTTCACAACGGACGATGGTTCTTACGGCCGGAAGGGGTTCGTGACGGATGTCCTACAGGAGCTTCTGGATAAAGGTTCCTATGACGTGGTCTTTGCCATCGGCCCGGTACCCATGATGAAGAAGGTGTCCGAGGTGACACGCCTCAAAGCGGTGAAAACGCTCGTCTCCTTAAACTCGATCATGATTGACGGCACCGGGATGTGCGGAGGCTGCCGGATCCAGTTGAACGGGGAACCCAAGTTTACCTGCGTGGACGGCCCTGAATTTGATGGGCATGCCGTTGATTTCGCAGATCTGACACGCCGTCTGCAGCAATACAAAGAGCAGGAGAAGCGATCCCTGGACCGCTACGAAGAACAATGCCGGATTGGTCTGAATCAAAATCAAGCGACCCCTCCCCGATGA